Proteins from one Flavobacterium sp. N2038 genomic window:
- a CDS encoding BspA family leucine-rich repeat surface protein — protein sequence MGSLIQNTIFGRSKNSFVSTWRTSNISTGSSTATKVKLPLVSTGTYNFIVDWGDGSSNMITVWNQAQTTHTYAVAGDYTIKINGVCTGWSFANTGDRLKILSVASWGKLKFANSYAHFHGCSNLNLLNVSDVLDLNGATTLSTSFANCSSLTTVNRMNEWNTSSVTNMTSTFAGAANFNQNINLWNTGNVTSMAGMFDNASNFNQPIGLWNTSNVTSMGNMFRSATNFNQNIGAWNVSKVTSFSQFVIATNFNNGGSPDINNWILNTTSNITMANMFTTCTSFNQPLGNWNTLKVTDMSSMFSGATAFNQDIGAWNVSANITFASMFQSATAFNNGGSNTINNWMFKNSGTINMTSMFQQCASFNQPIGNWNTGNVTTMNSMFRIASSFNQNIGAWNVSNVTDFSLMFYIATTFNNGGSPDINNWSLKTTGTISFYQMFISCSNFNQPIGNWNTAAVTDMSQMFQGANKFNQNIGAWNVSNVSSFSSMFNSAFVFNNGGSPDINNWKLKVTGAVSLNSMFQGGGGSYPMQFNQPIGNWNTVAVTNMAGMFQKTGNGFHSFNQPIGNWNTSNVVTMASMFSQGGTDGGAFNQNIGTWNVSNVSDFSNMFLGAQTFNNGGSPDINNWILKTNGSVNMSKMFASVNSYISTTFNQPIGNWNTSAVTNMSQMFGATAGKVAFNQNIGNWNISNVTDFTNFMINKTPTNFSTANLDAIYNGWSSRPVKTPITITFGAAKYTSASSTGRAILTASPNNWAITDGGISV from the coding sequence ATGGGAAGCTTAATACAAAATACTATTTTCGGGAGAAGTAAAAACTCTTTTGTTTCTACCTGGCGAACTTCTAATATCTCTACAGGATCTAGTACAGCTACAAAAGTAAAATTACCATTGGTATCAACTGGAACTTATAATTTCATCGTTGATTGGGGTGATGGAAGCTCTAACATGATAACTGTTTGGAATCAGGCTCAAACTACACATACATATGCTGTCGCAGGAGATTATACGATAAAGATTAATGGTGTTTGTACTGGATGGTCTTTTGCGAATACGGGTGATCGATTAAAAATACTATCCGTTGCTTCATGGGGTAAATTAAAATTTGCGAATTCATATGCACATTTTCATGGATGTTCTAACTTAAATCTTTTAAATGTTTCAGATGTTTTAGATTTAAATGGAGCAACTACATTATCAACTAGTTTCGCTAATTGTTCCTCTTTAACTACCGTAAATAGAATGAACGAATGGAACACTTCTAGTGTTACAAACATGACAAGTACTTTTGCAGGAGCTGCTAATTTCAATCAAAATATTAATTTATGGAATACTGGAAATGTCACAAGCATGGCTGGTATGTTTGATAATGCTTCTAATTTCAATCAACCAATAGGTTTGTGGAATACTTCAAATGTTACATCAATGGGTAACATGTTTAGAAGTGCTACTAATTTCAATCAAAATATTGGCGCATGGAATGTTTCTAAGGTAACCAGTTTTTCTCAATTCGTTATAGCTACTAATTTCAATAATGGTGGTAGTCCAGATATAAATAATTGGATTTTAAATACTACTTCCAATATAACAATGGCTAATATGTTTACAACATGTACGTCATTTAATCAGCCATTAGGAAATTGGAATACTTTAAAAGTTACAGATATGAGCAGCATGTTTAGTGGAGCAACAGCATTTAATCAAGATATTGGAGCCTGGAATGTGTCTGCAAATATAACATTTGCATCAATGTTTCAAAGTGCAACTGCATTTAACAATGGAGGTAGTAACACAATAAATAACTGGATGTTTAAAAATAGTGGCACAATAAACATGACTTCCATGTTTCAACAATGCGCTTCATTTAATCAGCCTATTGGAAACTGGAACACAGGAAACGTCACTACAATGAATTCAATGTTTCGAATTGCTTCATCATTTAATCAAAATATTGGAGCCTGGAATGTTTCAAATGTAACTGATTTCTCATTAATGTTTTATATTGCAACGACATTCAATAATGGAGGCAGTCCTGATATCAATAACTGGTCGTTAAAAACTACAGGAACTATTAGTTTTTATCAAATGTTTATTTCTTGTTCTAATTTTAATCAACCAATAGGGAATTGGAATACTGCTGCTGTTACAGATATGTCACAAATGTTTCAGGGAGCAAACAAATTTAATCAAAATATTGGAGCTTGGAATGTTAGTAATGTAAGTTCTTTCTCTTCAATGTTTAATAGTGCATTTGTTTTTAACAATGGAGGTAGTCCTGACATCAATAATTGGAAATTAAAAGTAACTGGAGCTGTTAGCTTAAATAGTATGTTTCAAGGTGGTGGAGGTAGTTACCCAATGCAATTTAACCAACCTATTGGTAATTGGAACACCGTTGCCGTTACAAATATGGCCGGTATGTTTCAAAAAACTGGAAATGGATTTCATTCTTTCAATCAACCAATTGGGAATTGGAATACCTCTAATGTAGTAACTATGGCTAGTATGTTTAGCCAGGGCGGTACTGATGGTGGTGCATTTAATCAAAATATTGGAACATGGAACGTTTCGAATGTATCTGATTTTTCAAACATGTTTTTAGGTGCTCAAACATTTAATAATGGTGGCAGTCCAGATATAAACAATTGGATTCTAAAAACAAATGGAAGTGTTAATATGAGTAAAATGTTTGCAAGTGTTAACTCCTATATTTCGACAACTTTTAATCAACCAATTGGAAATTGGAATACATCGGCAGTTACAAATATGTCTCAGATGTTTGGTGCTACGGCCGGAAAAGTTGCTTTTAATCAGAATATTGGAAATTGGAATATAAGTAATGTTACCGATTTCACAAATTTCATGATAAATAAAACTCCAACAAATTTCTCTACT